The genomic stretch TTCTGAACCACAATCTTCGGGTTCAATTCCAGAAGTGTCCGCTCTAAGCGTCTAACCTGGTCCTCATTAGGGAGCCAGAACAGTTCCGACTCAAACTCACCAATTAGTTCCACTGAAATCGGCTCGCCGAAATGTACTTTCATGAGTTGGACACTCTCAATCGGAATCTTTGAGAACTCGCTCTGCGAAACCGTATATCGAAAATTGTGCTTCAGACACCCACCTTCGACCACAATGCGGTCAGATGAGAATTCTCGTTCTGCTCTAAGCCCACGAATCCAGCCGTGGTAGCACAGGCCAAACCAGATCGACAAAACAAGGAGTGATCCGACATCCGAAACCTGGTTTGCGGCCACGCAGGCAACTGCGATGACCATGAACGCTCCGTGAACATATGACGAAAAATGGTCGGGACCGTCCTGATCCCAGACTTCACATTCAAAATCGGGCTCCATGCGGTCTCCGGCTGTGAAGCTATTATTCGAGAAAGCAGGATCGCTGGGCCGAACTCCCATCGGATGCCGACGTTTTCAGTCGCGCCCCGGCCCTCGAAACGGCCGGGGCACTCCTTTTCCGATTCCTTCTTCAGCGAACTTAGCCCAGCTCGGCAATCGCCTTCTCGAGCATTTCCTTCGACTTGCGAATGCCGGCGTACTCGTCGAGTTCCTTCCCTTCGTACTCGATGCCGCAGTATCCGGAGTAGCCGGCCGCTTTAACGATCTTCATCATCCGCAGAATGTCGGTCTTCTTGTTGAAGCGGCTGTCGACGGTCATGAACGGCTGGTCGTCGACGAAGTCGTGCGTCTTCACGCTGACAGCCTTCGCGAACGGCATCAGTTCTTCGACGCCCTGATAACGGTCGTACCAGATATCCTTGTTGCGATCGATGGCGAAGTTGCCGAAGTCGGGCAGGGTGCCGCAGCGGGGGTTGTCGACCTTCTTCATCACGCTCGACAGCCAGGCTCCACTGGAGGAGAGTCCGCCGTGATTCTCCACGATCACATTCAGTCCCTGCGGAGCAGCGTATTCCGTGAGACGGCTCAGACCATCGGCGGCCCGATCGATCTGTTCTTCATAGGTGCCGCTGCTGGCCGCGTTCACGCGAACCGAATGACAGCCCAGGAACTTCGCAGCGTCGACCCACTTGTGATGGTTTTCAACCGCCTGAGTTCGCTTCTTCTCGTCGGCATCACCGAGGTTGCCCTCACGGTCGACCATGATGAGCAGGCTGGTCACACCTTCGCCCTCAGCTCGCGACTTGAGTTCTTTGAGGTACTTCTCGTCCGTCGCCTTGTCCATGTAGAACTGGTTGACGTACTCGATGCCGGTAATGCCGAATTCCTGTTTGGCCGTCTTGGCGAAATCGAGCGGATCGAGCTTGCCGTCGAAGAAGGCCTTGTGCAGCGACCACTGTGCCAGCGAAATCTTGAATTCCTGCGACTTGGCGGCTGCGAAAGCCGAGGGAAT from Rubinisphaera margarita encodes the following:
- a CDS encoding TIM barrel protein; this encodes MSVSRRQFLQTCSAVGAGLLLPGIPSAFAAAKSQEFKISLAQWSLHKAFFDGKLDPLDFAKTAKQEFGITGIEYVNQFYMDKATDEKYLKELKSRAEGEGVTSLLIMVDREGNLGDADEKKRTQAVENHHKWVDAAKFLGCHSVRVNAASSGTYEEQIDRAADGLSRLTEYAAPQGLNVIVENHGGLSSSGAWLSSVMKKVDNPRCGTLPDFGNFAIDRNKDIWYDRYQGVEELMPFAKAVSVKTHDFVDDQPFMTVDSRFNKKTDILRMMKIVKAAGYSGYCGIEYEGKELDEYAGIRKSKEMLEKAIAELG